The window TTTGTAGTACATAGCATTTTTATGATCCTATCATTGAAGAAATaagaaagcattttttttttttacgaataAGCACATTAGGGCCTTATCATAGTCCTTCACGCCAAACCTAAAAAGGAAGTAATCCTCGACCAACATCCAAATGTGGAGATTGATTAAATTCTAAGCTTGAAATACCAACATTATTTGTTTCttaatagaaaatagaaaactaaaatGACAAAGGCAAATAAGATGTTATTTatcattcaatccataaacttattaatttttcacGCATAATTtaagattacaaaaatttgaaatttaaacctttgattgatgacataaatattgatatttgatctacttaaattttgtaagcatgaaggatatagtaagaaaatgcaatctaataatgaatttgtcaaaattcatatacaataaaaagatataagaagaGTTTGAAGTGGTTCTTTCTAAATtagtttaaagaaaaactttgtTTAATAAATGTTAACACACACTACCACTCCCtcaaaaataccaaatttaatttttaaaaataaattaaacccaaaatttgaggaaaaacacaggAACTCCAAGTCCAAGAAGTTGTTGGAGATTTGTAAATAGGAACTCCAAGTAACTGAGACTTAGAAAAATGGCCAACATCAACAAGGAGAAGGATGGCTTAAGCATtagcagggaaaaaaaaagaaaaacaaagaaatagaatGGCTTTTGTTTCACTTTCACACTAGCCATGCGAATCTACCTAACCATTActagagaattttatttttattttaaaataacatttaaacatgctattaaaaaaaaaaaaaagcaacaaaaatcCAGAGATAACGGAAAGTGGGTTTGATGAAGAATTATATATCCGACAATGTTTTGGTTGCCATTTGCTAAGGAGAAGAAAGTGGCAGACAACCAAAGGCGGAGGGAGGGGCTTTGGGTTTGTGCTTTCCGGTGAGGCATTGAACACAACCACCCGGTTTTGTCTGGTTTCTCGGTGGTACTTTCAGATTATGACGGTTATTTCTCTGTGATGATTTTCAAGGTGAaactgggttttgatttctGAAGATTTGGGGCCTGTTTTAGTTGTGACATAATATGTAtttccataatattttttaatttatacatattttcataacatttaaataatgttaccatgaaggattttaattataattttttttattccttgtaagagatggataatttaattaagtagaataaaattgtgttaattttttttttttttttttaaattgctaaggggttggaccgcacggttctcaccagttcgtgcggtccaaccctGGTTTTAGCGGTTCACAGAATTAACAAAAATCCAGTtatttatgcttaaaaaaccgaTTTTCACCCCAGTTCCCGATTTTCATGGTCCGACCTTTCGGTCCGGTCTGGTTCTGAAAACTATGAACCAAGCTGCTCTTGGTTTGATATTTCATATTTGTGAGGGAGTGATTGTGTTTGTTAAGTTTATGGTTTTAATGTGTAAAATATGAGGTGGCATCATGTCATTGGAGGGTGATATATTACACcaaataataaatcaaagagAAATAGACTTGGCATTatgataataaatattaaacccAATAATGCAGGATGCATTAAAGGTATAAAACCCATCTACCTACGTACAGTTTTACATGGAGAATGAAAGAAAGGATGaacaatcatatataaattgtaCTGACTTATTTATCGATAGAAAATCAATATTATGAATGAACAATTCAATttgttgatttaaaaaaaaaacaaaaaatctttgtttaaatagtaattTCATCATCAGCAGCTTTGAGAATTTTCTTGAAGGCATTTTCCACACATGACTTGAATCTTTGGGGATCCAAGAATCCTTTCTCCATTACGGCGCTAATCCTCAGGTTTCCCATATAACTTACCATTGTTATAATAAGGTTCTGcaaatccatttaaaaaaaaaaaaaaaaacatgttacaGTGGGTCATAAAATATGATGAATCTAATTGAAAGCAAGGTGTTCTATAATTATTCGTAAAGATGATTGAATTTGAGgaatttttttcacattaaaTCATAAATTATGCTTGTTAATTTGTTCTATACTTTCTGCtgtaaagaccaaaaaaaaaaaaagtgaacacCAAAGATCTGAGAATAAGTGTAACAAAACATTATCTGATTGCTTCTAATAAGTAGAAAGTTACAAATATCATTCTGTAACTTCGAAAAACAGAATCATTTTtatgacttgaaaaaaaaaaaaaaaaaaaccaatgtaaGAAAAGCACATGCTCTCTTTGTTTTATGAGGCAAACACGTCACATCTATACTTCGATATCTACGAGATggattataaaaattaaataaataaataaaaaactacaaGAAGGTggaatttgtaattttatttttatcgaAAAATCTTTACAAAagatatttatttgtttaaggCAAACTAGGTGGTATATATAATAGGAAAGTGCTatctccataatatttttatagaaaattatagGTGGTAAGCTGtaattagttctaatttgaatctataacttaaattattttttttcccactcaTAACAACTAATAGCAACCCACTACCTAAAATTTATcgtgaaaatgttatagaaataacatttctctatataattacaattttaattttatatttttacctgAGGTACACCTAACACCATGAAGTATAGACCTTTAATCGGATGATTATCCAAAGACACTTGTTCCATTGGCCCGATCACATTCGAAATTGACAAACTGGAGTTCCTTAGTGTCTCATGGACAAATCTAGCGGCTGTCTGCAGTAGTACAAGAATGCCGAAAAGATCTTATAAAGTATGTATTCAAAGATAAATTTAACTACCACCGTgtacccttggtgcgatggtcactccacatatacacttaaattaggctagagtagaatttctatcttatattaaaaaaaaaaaaaaaatcaactacttTAGAATAGTGTATATACAAAtgcacaattaaaaaaaaaaaaaacactttctcacacacaccacatatatatataacggTCATTTATAATATTATGTAAAAAGTTgattaatttgaattatttttaactagacaaacaaatgaaattggaaagcataatttttcaaattctctctttttctaattttagatATGTGATTTAGTTTCTTAAAGTTCATTTATATTGAACTTATTGTATTCTACACTAAATAATTAACTTActtgacataaaaattaaaaattttagatgagacacataacacaaaattaaattctaattgaaattctaattggattttctcttaattttggCTATATacatataagattttttttttttcaatatttttttaagacaaaaattgtttaacattaaaataaaattacactttactaaTATAAACTATACCCCTATTTACATCTATGActctaaactttcaaaatgcATGATTACCATCCTAAACGATTAAATTTGAACCCTATCGTCTATATGACTATTAAATTAGACCGAAAAACATGTCAAAGTGCGACTCACGTGAACTCTGCATACATGGCATCACATGAACATACCAAATTTCCGCTCTTtaatcatttaaaataaaattatttaacaaatttaacTCTTATTTTGCCACGTAACTTTTGTTTTAAAGGGATTAAAGAGGGTCAATTCGATTTGTTCACGTGGTGCCACGTATGCAAGAGTTACATGAGTTGCACATGACATATTTATCAATTCAAGCTAATAGCCTAATTAATTAACGATAAAGTGCAAAGCGAAACACAAGTCATGGTTTAagatataatcatatattctGAAAGTTCATGGTAATAAATTGTAATTACCctaatattgattaatattaGGCAGCTTTGCGATGTGAAGAAATtgcttcaaaaaaattaaataacttttgGATATCAAAATAGAGGCACCAATCCAAGATTATGTGGCTTGCTTATAAGGTATATACTATATACCGAATACAATCCCCTTTCACCCCTCCCACCCTTTTTCTAGCcatttttattcaagaaaagaaaaactaattgaCATTTTTAGTAATGTGATAGAAAAGTATGATATTAATATCAAATGTTATTAGCAGCAAGTATTAACTATTAActattaaactaagtatgccaagaattctctctctctctctctctctctctatatatatatatatatatatatatatatatatataagtagggtttttaaattttttttttttaaaaaaaaaaaagagaaaagaaaaaaaaaagaaccaacataattgttttgaaatttatcaaatgATAGAAGGTAGAAATAGTGAATTATTGGTGATGAATAAGATCATGAATATACCTCAGGACCTCTAAGTTTCTTCACAATCTCCAAAAACCTACCAGTGAGATAAACACCCAATgagcttttcttcttcttgattaTCTTGCTTGTTGCCAAAACAAAGTCAAGTGGGTTTTGAGATTTATGGTCCTTAAGCTCTGGCATTGGTACATGCAAGAAGGCGAATTGGTTCCCCCATGGCACCTTTGAGTTAGGTTTAAGCATCTCCTCAATTGACTTGTAGCCACTCATTGTTCTAGTGTTGAGCAATACCAATGCTGTGGAATGTGATTTAGTTGATTTATTGCTAATCTCTTGCATGTACAACCGGTTGCCGAGGAAAATTATTCCAGTAATTACATCATTTACTGTCTGCACTCGAGAAAACAAAATTTGGTCGAACaataattttactataatattGAAAATTAATTGTGCATTTTCTATagatttttataacaaattaatcttcatacttattaaaaaaatataataaaaattaacaaaattcattgtatcacaaaaaataattacattaaaaaactAAGTCTATAAATGTTTCAACAAACTATATGAAGAtcaagaataataaatttgcaCGTTATGTACAAAATGATATCCGCgtaaggtattttttttttttttttttttttttttttttttttgagtcaacTAAATTCATAAGGGAACAAAGTAATATCAAACTTTTGGGCCTAATGATGCAAATGATCACAAGGTTGACACCAATCTGCGGACACCTAAGAAATAAAGTATAAAGACCTTGAAGACTACCAAAAGTAAACTGGTGAAAGACGTATATATTTTGATTAGGCTTACTAGTAGTTATTATACCTTTCTTTCATAGTTTGCCTTCTATTTAATCTCATCGTGTGAAGATTTTCTCCATGATTTACttaggatttgaaatttgaacattGGCGTGTTATTTGGCTTAATGGATGATATAGCATTGTGATGATTTGATATGAGAATTTTGGCAATCATGATACCTCTATCAGTTGCCTCTAATTCCTAGACCTAACACAACATAAATTCACAATGCCCTAATTTGTCTATGATCTCATAGTTGGCCCATTATaatctgcaattttttttttaataacccaTGTGTGAGGTGGTAGGAAAATTTAAGATTGTTGTAATTAAAATTGTTGTGACCCTAGGActcttaaatttatattaaattttttaatttataatgagAGGCTTTTAAATGGTGTTGTAGCATTGCCAAATAGAATAatgtttctctttttaagtTACGTGGCAGAATTTTAGATGGGCAGTTTTCCTATGTGGCAGCACGACcttaattgtaaaaaaaaaacttctactattatatatagtatattaaATACTTTGTTAACAGATCAGGTCAAAATTGGGTACAAAGTTAGAATTAGATCTGACTAAAACAGTTTATTGTTCCTATTATTCATACCTATCTATTCTTTGTGTGTGGGTGAAGATGGATTAACAAGTCTAATTTTCCCAATCAACCCTTATCTTGCTTTTGATTTAAAGGCGTCAATGTCAACATATTGTCATGAAGGTGAAGATGGCATGGTGTCTAAGAGGGTAATTactattttcaatattttggaTGCTAAAACTAGGGTTGTAGGAGAACTAAACCTAGGAATTTTGGATAAGTCTACTTTTGGGGCAATGCCACCTTCGAACTTTCTCCCTTGCTCACATAATTTATTAGACATGGAAAAATTGGACCCAACtcaaagttgaaattttttgacCTAAAGTAAAAACAGGTGACTTGTGACCTGACCTTTTTTATGGATTGGTTTGGGTCAACCCGTTTCACCTGTGGCTCGAcccatttttaaaacaaattttttattttattttattttaaatatcacGTGACCTCAAAACCATTGGCCCTTGAATACACATGCATGGTAAAGCAAAAAGGGGTGCTTATTAGCTGATAATGTTTAATGCTACTGCAAGTGTGTGTGCATATAATATATGTTATATGTAGACTATAAATAGTGATATAGGGCAAGGTACATATATGAAATAAGAGGATTAGTGATGCTATCTTGATTGATAAATTTGGTACAtatgaaaaaaggaaaattattaaatattctagagtaccataaatgtataCTCTATTATCTCATATTAATTGTGGGTCTCaccataaattaaattaatgagACCTACAGTTATGTGAGAggaggagtacgcatttatggtactccaagAATACTTAATAATTACCCATGAAAGAAGCAGAAAggtaatgaatttttttccaattttgtaATATCTAACTCATAACATGTGCGATCTTCCAAATGAGACATCATTTATTAGTAATGAGACACGCATCATGAAATAAGAGGATTAGTAATGCTATCTTAATTGATAAATTTGGTGCATATTAAAGAAGCAGAAAAGTAATgaaaaatttcttcaattttgtaaTATCTAACTCATAACATGTGCGATCTTCCAAATGAGACATCATTTATTAGTAATGAGAGATGCAtcatgaaattaattttttatggtgaTGACATCATGATATCATTACTGAATAGTGAACTTcgaattgtttaaattcaagaattattttattttttaaatgtttttttaagtattttattatttttgttcatttatttattttttctatgaaAAAAATAGGCATCAACCCAACCCGCTTACAACCCATTAAGGATAACCTGTTTTGACCTGAATCTAATTAACCTGACTCATTTGCCTTCACTATAATTTATTAGGGTGGACAataaggggattttttttttttttttttttttgagaattaggggattttatttaatgaaagaGTACTATTGTTTTTGGACCAACAAATGAGAATAAGCTAGGGGGCCGAAATAATCTCTTTCTAAACCTTGGGCCACAGAGAGTGGAAGACTAAAGATGGGTACCGATCcagtcaaattaaaaaacagacCAATGGGTCACAAGATGGGCAGGAACATCAAATTctttaataaaaggaaaaagagaagttATCAAAAGTATCAAAAGAGTTTAAGGTGAGTTCAATATTAGCAATTTAAGCTTTATGGTATGTTAAGATTTGGTAATTCTTGaataagtttgaaattttttttttttttcttcaaatctttaTACGCAAAAATGAgaattacaattaaaatttttttacctattCATTTATATTCATACAAATGTTTAGTTATTAAGTTACATGTAAATCACTACGCACACTTAGCATAATAATCACTCTACAAGTACAAAGTTCCTGTGGGGTGGAGGGACAAAGGCCAAGACTCATGTTTTATATGTAATTTATCACATATTATGTAATAAATCACATATGTGattttttcccttaaaataatcatatatgTGATTTGTTTTTAACTAAAGGAATAATATAAAAGCAGTAGGTTTAGTCACATATgtgatttatttttaactaaaggaataaaaaaaataaaaataaaaaaaagaagcaagtttATCCATATTATTATCATGctaacaaatttaaataaacatttcttttatatatatactagtttcATCACACGCGCGtgaggtttctttttttttttttttttttggtttagagtCATAATTTTCCATGTATAACCAAATTTTCTATAATCCCTTTCATATAGTTCACACATCATACAATGTCATAGAGTTACCAATTCACAATATATGTAGTTGATAAAGTAcgatacataatataattcaaatGCAAACGTAGTagataaattttgtttataggCTTACCAAATTTGAGAAAAACTTTTGACCATTGAGAAGAATTCAGTATATTAAATAGAGAGTGCAAAACAAGATAGTGTCAATTAGAAATAGAATgaaagaataaagaagaaaCTGAAGAAATATTGTGAGTTTTCAGTTAGAGGGATTTAATGTTATTAGAATTTTTCCTTGAGCATTCCACTATGTTGAGAGAGGGAAGAGATCGAGGAACAAATGAAGTAGGAAGTTTTTTTAGGAAGTTGCAATTGGTTTCTCCgtgggttatttatttttattttttgaagtgatGCAggtagttttctttttatagaatGTGAGATAGTTGTTATTTTTGATAGGAGCATGGGGTCTTTTTTTATAGGACATggggtaggtttttttttttttgattgataggAGTgtggggtattttttttttttttttttttatggaacatggggtagctttttttttaggaatttgGGGTAGTTATCTAGTGGGGAGCTTTTACTctgtaagttttttatttttaattttgagtttgGTTTACcttcagtacttttttaatttgacatattattttgttttaaatataaaatggcaagtggtagtgggttttaatctccatattttatttagttattggatgatgtgacaatctcttattaaaacaaaatgagactccttttaaaaaaatactgaagGTAAATCAAACCCTTTAATTTTGTCTATTTacagttttaatctcatttctTATGTTTTAGGaataatgataaattaattaaattaaggatTTTTTGGAAGTCAAAAATGTAATACCTAACTTTCcaaatcctcttaatatatagagatatacCCACATCACTAGTAAAAAGAGAaagctttttttaattatttaaatattaaataaaatttcagatGAAAAGTATAGGATACATTCAACAAAAGTATCAATGATGTTTTAGCAAAAATGCTTTCATCCTATGATCACATTTAATAGGCATATTAGGTCGTTAGTTACCAAAAAAACAATATGAAATTGAAATCATTAgctaatttgaaataaaatatgctGATCATACCACTCCAAGCTTGTCCTTAATGTGTTTGATACAATCCATAGGGAATATCATGTTTGATACCATGATTGGCTGATATTCGACTCCTTCAGCCCCAGACCTTATCGGTGTTCGATCATCTACGACCAATGTACTCTTTAACATGCTCCAACCAAAATCAGATACAGAGTtaaagatgaaggaacaaagttGAGACACTCTTCCACAAACACTTTTTCTGCCACTTTCTGGCGCTGAGCTTTGGTGTGACGGAAATGTTAGGGGAAGAGAAGGATTATCAGCCCTTTGAAGACAAGAAAGAAGTGCACCCATGAGAGAGTAGCCATCACCAAGCGCATGATGAAGCTTGAATATGATAGTACCAGCTGCATTGCTTGTTGGATATTTAACCATGTGAATTTCCCATAGTGGTTTGTTTTGTGGAAAATGCTCCATTGCAATGTTTGATATATAATCTTCAAGATATTCATCATATGATGGGGGTAACAAGCCAGTAGGGAAAATAGGAAAATTAACGTGCTCTTCAAGCTTCACCTCAACCCTTTTCCATTGTTTCTCACCTTTTCTATCCTTAACCTGTTGCAAATTCTCACTACTTAGTGCCAGTTTTAAAGGGATTAATGTAAGAACCTTAAAAagcagcatctgaatacccattTAACCTTCCATGCATTTACGTTTGTGTATTtcataaaagaggaaaaagaagacaGAATCATATTATTTTGCAAGAAAAACAATATTGAGAAAAGTAGATAACATCACCATGATGGAGGAGAAGCGTGTATTGATGGGCAGGAACACATCATTGAGCAATGATATGGTACGCGCTTCGTTGATTTCAATTGGTACCTCGCTTTGCATGACACCAATAATAGATACTGACAGAAC of the Quercus robur chromosome 10, dhQueRobu3.1, whole genome shotgun sequence genome contains:
- the LOC126703634 gene encoding wax ester synthase/diacylglycerol acyltransferase 11-like isoform X1, yielding MELKEGLEPASPNAQYFNSSVLSVSIIGVMQSEVPIEINEARTISLLNDVFLPINTRFSSIMVKDRKGEKQWKRVEVKLEEHVNFPIFPTGLLPPSYDEYLEDYISNIAMEHFPQNKPLWEIHMVKYPTSNAAGTIIFKLHHALGDGYSLMGALLSCLQRADNPSLPLTFPSHQSSAPESGRKSVCGRVSQLCSFIFNSVSDFGWSMLKSTLVVDDRTPIRSGAEGVEYQPIMVSNMIFPMDCIKHIKDKLGVTVNDVITGIIFLGNRLYMQEISNKSTKSHSTALVLLNTRTMSGYKSIEEMLKPNSKVPWGNQFAFLHVPMPELKDHKSQNPLDFVLATSKIIKKKKSSLGVYLTGRFLEIVKKLRGPETAARFVHETLRNSSLSISNVIGPMEQVSLDNHPIKGLYFMVLGVPQNLIITMVSYMGNLRISAVMEKGFLDPQRFKSCVENAFKKILKAADDEITI
- the LOC126703634 gene encoding wax ester synthase/diacylglycerol acyltransferase 11-like isoform X2 — translated: MELKEGLEPASPNAQYFNSSVLSVSIIGVMQSEVPIEINEARTISLLNDVFLPINTRFSSIMVKDRKGEKQWKRVEVKLEEHVNFPIFPTGLLPPSYDEYLEDYISNIAMEHFPQNKPLWEIHMVKYPTSNAAGTIIFKLHHALGDGYSLMGALLSCLQRADNPSLPLTFPSHQSSAPESGRKSVCGRVSQLCSFIFNSVSDFGWSMLKSTLVVDDRTPIRSGAEGVEYQPIMVSNMIFPMDCIKHIKDKLGVTVNDVITGIIFLGNRLYMQEISNKSTKSHSTALVLLNTRTMSGYKSIEEMLKPNSKVPWGNQFAFLHVPMPELKDHKSQNPLDFVLATSKIIKKKKSSLGVYLTGRFLEIVKKLRGPENLIITMVSYMGNLRISAVMEKGFLDPQRFKSCVENAFKKILKAADDEITI